The DNA sequence AAAATCACACATATTATTCCATAAATTTGCCGCAATTCCTTAGCAATAGGTTTACAAACCTGTCGCTAGGGAGGCTTTTGAGGACTTGAGGACCAATTACAAAAAGCTACCCAAAGTCAGTCCATTGTCCATTGTACCTCCTTTGGAAATGAAAACAGCCACCCCGGATAATCGGAATGGCTGTTGGTAGTATGCCACTGGACATTTTTCAAATCCCACCGTTAAAACTGTGGATTAAGCCTAATTGTACCCCAAAATGAGGTCTTAGCTTGTCTCGGAGTTCCAGCTCCGAGTTGCTTTTCCAAAAATGTTAGTGGTATATGTCGATGGCTTATTTTTTCTTTTTATTGTCTTTTTTGCTCATTGCCTCTGCCATTTTGAGCGCGTCATAGAGGTTGGCTAGGCCACCGGTGTTAGAAAGTTTCCCAAAAACGACATCCCCACCGCCGGGTTTGTTGACTTTGGTTTCCTTATACTGTTTGACAGATGATTCTTTGATGATTTGTTTCAACTGTGCAGCGTTCAGGTCAGGATAATAGCTTTTGAGTACAGCAGCAATGCCGGCCACTACTGGTGCGGCCATACTGGTTCCGCTAAGGTTTTTGTACTCATTGCCAGGAACTGTAGCATAAATGTCTACTCCGGGAGCAAATACATCTACTTCTTTTTGACCGTAGTTGCTGAAGCCAGCCACAAAATTGGATTCATCCCCCCAAGATGAGGCTCCTACTTCAATCCATTGCTCGGCAGTTTGGCCATTGAGGTAGTATCTGTTGGGGAAGTTGTCTTCTGTGTCTACGTCTTTCGCGTCGTTGCCGGCAGCGTGTATGAATAGCACTCCTTTTTGGCTAGCATAGGCTACGGCATCGTCCACTAGTTGTTTTTGTGGCGAAAATTCTTTCCCGAAGCTCATATTGATGATATGCGCGCCGTTGTCAGCTGCATACCGGATGGCATTGGCAATGTCTTTGTCGCGCTCATCGCCATTGGGTACAGCTCTCAAGACCATAATCTGCACGTTGTCGGCGATACCGTCCATTCCGATGCCGTTTTTGCGCTCTGCTGCGATGATGCCGGCCACGTGTGTGCCGTGAGTTGCGTCAGGGCCTATCACATCATTGTTGCCATAGATACGCTCATTGCCGTCGGCGTAGTTGTCGCCTACGATGTGGCGCGGGTCAAACTCAAGGTTGTACCCATAGTTGAGTGCTGTATCAAAATATTCTTCGGCTTCTTTGAGGTCTTCCGCTGTAATGCCCATCATCAGGATGTAGTTGATTTGTGAGATGGCCGTATTTACGGCATCGTCCTCAGTCTGGATATCTTGCAGCTCTTCTGGAGTAAACTCCTCTTTTCCAAGATGTTTTGTAATGACACTGCTCGCATCATTGTACATATTGGCGATTTGGTCAAAGCCGCTTTTGTTTTGACGCATCCCGCGCACCTTGTTGTTGAACTTGTTCTTAAGTTTTTGGTAATAAGCAAACTCCTCCTTCTTATCTGCCGGAATATCGTCCTCACTCTTCTCATCATAGCTAGACTTTAGGCGTGCATATTCGCGGGTAAGCTCATACGTGTCTTGGTCAACGTGTGTGCCATCAGCACCTCCGATAAAGTTCCAGCCATTGATGTCATCAACATATCCATTGTCATCATCATCGATACCATTACCGGGAATTTCGCCTTTATTCACCCAAATAACATTTTTCAGGTCAGGATGTTGGATGTCAATGCCCGAATCAATCACTGCTACCACTACGGTGCTCGATTTTCTGGATTTGAGCAATTCATCATAAGCGCGGCTACTGCTCACACCACGAATCTTATCTTTGGAAGCGTCAAGATGATGCCAATTTTGTGGGGCTTCGTCTTGGGCCATTAACGGAACTGCTGCTACAGACAGTCCCAAGGCCAATACCGGAAGGACTAGAGATTTGTTTCGAAACATATACGAAATCGTTAGTAATAGAGAGTTTGGTCTATAAAAGGAACGGTGTTCCTTAAACGAGCAAGATACATAAAAATTTTGTTTCTTGCGTCTGCTACTGATAGATTTTCGCAAGCCATCAAGCCGTATGCCTCCATTGAAGCATTGCGTAAACACTCAAAATCATAGTAACCTAAGGCGGGCTTTAGACTTGATTGGGAGGCTTTTGTACCAAAATAAGGCCTCGTATTCTACCAACACTGAAGCCCTAGGCTATTTTTCTGCCCCTTAATGGTTCTAGCCGCAGCCTCCAAAATACTCCGATACTGTTGGTTATCTGTATTATTTTTGAGGTTTTCGGAGAGGTTTTAACGATTTTGAAACTATTTTTGCAAACATCCGGCGGGTTTTACGTATAGCAACAGAGAGTGTATAATCCTCCTAACATTTCAAAAACACTGATTCGATGATTTTCTCACTTGATTACCTGCTGATTTTGGCATTGCATGTAGGCGTAGTAGGATATGTGATCTACCGTGTGAGCCGTACTGAAAAAGTATCTTCCAATAATGATGATGACGGCGGGGTAGACATCCGCCCCTCAGGCCCAATACTAGACTTGCCTCCGGGTATTGATCTTCCCCGAGAAGAAGCGCCTCTTCACGAACTCCGGCGCTAAAAACGAGTAGACATAAGCTCGCGCCGGTATGCCAAACAAACAAAAAAGCCAAAGGTATACCCCTGCAAGAGTCTCCTTTGGCTTTGTTTGGCGAATTATTCCAAGCTTTACTTGATTTGAGGATTCACAGAGTTTTCAATGCATACATTTCCCAAACCAGTGTTGCTTGGCTATATTTTATTCGCTAATTGTGGCTGCTTATTTGGCCATCACTTTGGCTTTCTCAGCGGCCATTGAGTTGACTGCCAAGCTATAAATCACCAGGCCAAACCCGATTTTGTTGACTGCATCACCGATGTTGTAAATCAAATCCATGTTTTGGATAGCCAACACTCCTCGTAGCCAGCCGTCGGTTTCGATAGCCATATATCCTATGGGATAAATAGCCCATCCTACCAATACAAACCAGGCCAAGGCACTGAAAGCCTGATTGAGCACAGGATCGTTGGAGCTTTGCGCTAACTTTTTGGCAGAGCCAAACCAAGTTTCGTACAAAATACCTACATACCCGACAGTAGAGATAACGCCCCATAGTACGCTATTGTCACGGTAGACGGTTTCGCCCAAGTATCCGGCCACAAGCATTAGCAGGGAGTAACCAATCATTTTCCAGAGCAAGGCCGTAGTAGCGCCAAAGGCTCTGAGGATAAGATAAAACTCAACACACATCAAAGGAACAGTCAAAATCCAATCGATGTAACGAAACTGTGTGGGCGAGGTGCCTGTTTGCAACCAGTAATCGCGCATGTACCAATAGTGAGCGGCTGCGATAAATGTAATCAAGCCTGACACCACCAATGAGGTTTTCCATTTGCCTTCTACACGGTTGCTCTCGATAAAGAAAAACACCGAGGCGGCTGTCATCGCCATAAAACCGATGAAGAAAGTAAAACCTACATAATCATTGGCCTGAAGCGCTACGGCATCTGCCAACAGAATGGAAAACAATTGAGTAGACATAAGTGTGGGGGTTTAATTTGAACTATACGAATATTTTTTTGGTAATATTTTAGGTCATAACTTGATATGCTTTTACTTTGTTTAGTTTTAGACTATAAAAGTTAAACAAAATAGATTTTTATTTTCCAAACCCTGGCTCGATAAGCATTCTGTACACCTTACCGGGTATTTTGGCAACTCACAAACTTTGCGCTAAATGCTTGGATAAGCGTTTATGTTGTCTGTATGCTCCCCTACTTGGGTTTCAACTCTTGGGCTGTATACTGATTATTTCGCGCCTATATGCGCAGTTTATTGGCTAGGATTTTAGAGTTGCTGTTTTTTTTTATTGTTTTGCAAGTTGATAAATCGTATCTTGATTATCTATTGCAAACTTAGTCGATAATATGGATCCTATTCTTTATAACGAAATACCCTCTGTGGACTTGGCAGACTTTGCCAACCCCGAACGCAAGCCTGCTTTTGTGCAACAATTGGGAGAAGCCTTTACACACTTTGGCTTTGTGGCTGTCAAAAATCACGGGCTTAGTGAAGAATTGCGTAAACGCCTTTATGAAATTGTAGAAGCGTTTTTTGCCCAACCTGAACAAATCAAGCAACAATACGAAGACCCTGAGTTGGCAGGCCAACGCGGCTACACCGGCAAGGGAAAAGAACACGCCAAAGACCATAACGTAGGCGATTTGAAGGAATTTTTCCAAATAGGCCAAACCCTCGACGACCCCAATGACCCCTTGCACGCAGAATACCCTCCCAATATTTTCCCCAAAGAATTGGCGACAATGGAGCCTACTACGCTCGAAGCTTATCGTATTTTGGAACAAGCCGGGGCGCAACTCCTGCGTGCTATTGCCTTGTATCTAAATCTTGACGAAAACTACTTCGACGATAAGGTACACAAGGGCAACAGCATCCTGCGTTGTATCCACTATTTCCCCATTACCAATCCCGAGGCTATCCCTGAGGGCGCTGTACGTGCGGCTGCTCATGGCGACATCAACCTCATCACGCTCCTAATGGGTGCTAGCGCCGAAGGCCTTGAAGTACAGCGACTTGACGGCAAGTGGATTCCAATTACAGCCCTACCCGACCAGCTGGTCGTAAATGTAGGGGATATGCTTGACCGCCTCACCAACCACGTACTCAAGTCTACCATACACCGGGTGGTCAATCCTCCACGTGAACGTATGGGCACTTCGCGCTACTCTATCCCGTTTTTTATGCACCCACGTGCCGAGATGGATTTGACCTGCCTCGCTAATTGTGTAACTGAGGATAACCCCAAACGTTATACCGATATCACTGCCGGAGCATTTTTGGACGAGCGCCTGCGCGAAATCGGACTCAAAAAATAACTCCTTCTAATTTTTATGAAAGCGCCGGAGCTTTGATACAAAGCTCTGGTGTTTTCTCTTTTTTTGCTTTACCTTTTATATATGCGCCGGCTTCGCTATTTGGTTTTTTTACGCGATATATTGTGGCTAGCTATCATCGGATTTGGCGGCCCGCAGGTGCATTTTGCTTTGTTTCTAGACATTCTTGTGCAGAAAAGGCGCTACCTCTCCGAAAAAGATCTTTTAGAGTTGAATGCGTTGTGCCAAATTTTGCCCGGCCCTAGTTCCACCCAAACCCTTACGGCTGTGGGCTTTAAAATCGGAGGACCTAGCTTGGCATACCTTACCCTGTTGGTGTGGGCGCTGCCCGCAGTCAGCCTAATGACTATTTTTGCACTGACTATTTCCATTTTCAAAGCCAACACTTTATCCCTCGCTTTTTTGAAGCTCATAGACCCTATGGCTGTAGGCTTTTTGTGTTATGCGGCCATCAAGATTACCGCGATTGTCGTCAAAACCAAGATGAGTGCGGGGTTGGTGAT is a window from the Eisenibacter elegans DSM 3317 genome containing:
- a CDS encoding S8 family peptidase, encoding MFRNKSLVLPVLALGLSVAAVPLMAQDEAPQNWHHLDASKDKIRGVSSSRAYDELLKSRKSSTVVVAVIDSGIDIQHPDLKNVIWVNKGEIPGNGIDDDDNGYVDDINGWNFIGGADGTHVDQDTYELTREYARLKSSYDEKSEDDIPADKKEEFAYYQKLKNKFNNKVRGMRQNKSGFDQIANMYNDASSVITKHLGKEEFTPEELQDIQTEDDAVNTAISQINYILMMGITAEDLKEAEEYFDTALNYGYNLEFDPRHIVGDNYADGNERIYGNNDVIGPDATHGTHVAGIIAAERKNGIGMDGIADNVQIMVLRAVPNGDERDKDIANAIRYAADNGAHIINMSFGKEFSPQKQLVDDAVAYASQKGVLFIHAAGNDAKDVDTEDNFPNRYYLNGQTAEQWIEVGASSWGDESNFVAGFSNYGQKEVDVFAPGVDIYATVPGNEYKNLSGTSMAAPVVAGIAAVLKSYYPDLNAAQLKQIIKESSVKQYKETKVNKPGGGDVVFGKLSNTGGLANLYDALKMAEAMSKKDNKKKK
- a CDS encoding bacteriorhodopsin-like produces the protein MSTQLFSILLADAVALQANDYVGFTFFIGFMAMTAASVFFFIESNRVEGKWKTSLVVSGLITFIAAAHYWYMRDYWLQTGTSPTQFRYIDWILTVPLMCVEFYLILRAFGATTALLWKMIGYSLLMLVAGYLGETVYRDNSVLWGVISTVGYVGILYETWFGSAKKLAQSSNDPVLNQAFSALAWFVLVGWAIYPIGYMAIETDGWLRGVLAIQNMDLIYNIGDAVNKIGFGLVIYSLAVNSMAAEKAKVMAK
- a CDS encoding isopenicillin N synthase family dioxygenase, producing MDPILYNEIPSVDLADFANPERKPAFVQQLGEAFTHFGFVAVKNHGLSEELRKRLYEIVEAFFAQPEQIKQQYEDPELAGQRGYTGKGKEHAKDHNVGDLKEFFQIGQTLDDPNDPLHAEYPPNIFPKELATMEPTTLEAYRILEQAGAQLLRAIALYLNLDENYFDDKVHKGNSILRCIHYFPITNPEAIPEGAVRAAAHGDINLITLLMGASAEGLEVQRLDGKWIPITALPDQLVVNVGDMLDRLTNHVLKSTIHRVVNPPRERMGTSRYSIPFFMHPRAEMDLTCLANCVTEDNPKRYTDITAGAFLDERLREIGLKK